The proteins below are encoded in one region of Ostrea edulis chromosome 3, xbOstEdul1.1, whole genome shotgun sequence:
- the LOC130053445 gene encoding pancreatic triacylglycerol lipase-like isoform X2: protein MGQHSTHHYHCHHLAMCNGVGKRGDETSMSSNMNNAAMVRATSLCFAILAVKMCMSKRFNKHPESPEEMKLKNVWFEGMDKISENTALPKSFDRTKETDVIIHGYLVDTSLPAIRNLADTLRQRKHNVLLIDWALGAGVNYAQSASNVQTVGAYVYRFLEKNKISLDKVHIIGQGLGAHAAAEAGKHSKGKIGRITGLDPASPLFETSKFAINKESAQFVDIIHTDARPFGYGMKKRCGHLDIYVNGGRRQPGCTYNPKNPVKIHTLKKATFHKACGHLKAVGYYVESISDKCKLRACECTYMKFLASKCTPNKCVFWGYDAKKGSEGMYYGVTATAYPYCRTNGSE, encoded by the exons ATGGGACAACATTCGACTCATCATTATCACTGTCACCACTTAGCCA tgtgtAATGGAGTTGGCAAAC GTGGTGACGAGACCAGTATGTCATCCAATATGAACAATGCAG CAATGGTCAGAGCGACCAGTTTATGCTTTGCAATCTTGGCCGTCAAGATGTGTATGAGTAAACGCTTCAATAAACACCCAGAGAGCCCCGAGGAAATGAAGCTGAAAAATGTTTGGTTTGAAGGAATGGATAAGATATCAGAGAACACTGCCCTACCGAAGAGTTTTGATCGAACCAAAGAGACTGACGTCATTATCCATGGCTACTTGGTGGATACGTCACTTCCGGCTATACGAAACCTTGCAGACACCCTTAGACAG AGGAAACACAATGTTTTGCTGATTGACTGGGCTTTGGGAGCGGGAGTGAACTACGCTCAATCCGCCTCTAACGTTCAAACAGTCGGGGCTTACGTCTATAGATTTCTGGAAAAGAATAAGATTTCGTTGGACAAGGTTCATATCATCGGTCAAGGCTTGGGAGCACACGCTGCTGCTGAGGCAGGGAAACATTCCAAGGGAAAGATCGGCCGTATTACCG GTCTAGACCCAGCCAGTCCGTTATTTGAAACTTCAAAGTTTGCAATCAACAAAGAAAGCGCCCAATTTGTAGACATCATTCACACGGATGCGCGACCGTTTG GTTATGGAATGAAGAAAAGATGCGGCCATCTTGATATCTACGTCAATGGTGGAAGAAGACAACCAGGATGTACCTATAACCCGAAAAACCCTGTTAAGATCCATACTCTAAAAA AGGCAACATTCCACAAAGCCTGTGGACATTTGAAAGCTGTAGGATATTACGTGGAGTCGATCTCGGACAAGTGTAAACTCCGAGCCTGTGAATGCAcatatatgaaatttcttgcGTCTAAATGTACTCCTAACAAGTGTGTCTTCTGGGGTTATGATGCTAAAAAAGGATCTGAAGGAATGTACTACGGCGTTACCGCCACCGCCTACCCGTACTGTCGAACAAACGGTTCCGAGTAG
- the LOC130053445 gene encoding pancreatic triacylglycerol lipase-like isoform X1, with protein sequence MGQHSSHGYHCHHGAMCNGVGKRGDETSMSSNMNNAAMVRATSLCFAILAVKMCMSKRFNKHPESPEEMKLKNVWFEGMDKISENTALPKSFDRTKETDVIIHGYLVDTSLPAIRNLADTLRQRKHNVLLIDWALGAGVNYAQSASNVQTVGAYVYRFLEKNKISLDKVHIIGQGLGAHAAAEAGKHSKGKIGRITGLDPASPLFETSKFAINKESAQFVDIIHTDARPFGYGMKKRCGHLDIYVNGGRRQPGCTYNPKNPVKIHTLKKATFHKACGHLKAVGYYVESISDKCKLRACECTYMKFLASKCTPNKCVFWGYDAKKGSEGMYYGVTATAYPYCRTNGSE encoded by the exons tgtgtAATGGAGTTGGCAAAC GTGGTGACGAGACCAGTATGTCATCCAATATGAACAATGCAG CAATGGTCAGAGCGACCAGTTTATGCTTTGCAATCTTGGCCGTCAAGATGTGTATGAGTAAACGCTTCAATAAACACCCAGAGAGCCCCGAGGAAATGAAGCTGAAAAATGTTTGGTTTGAAGGAATGGATAAGATATCAGAGAACACTGCCCTACCGAAGAGTTTTGATCGAACCAAAGAGACTGACGTCATTATCCATGGCTACTTGGTGGATACGTCACTTCCGGCTATACGAAACCTTGCAGACACCCTTAGACAG AGGAAACACAATGTTTTGCTGATTGACTGGGCTTTGGGAGCGGGAGTGAACTACGCTCAATCCGCCTCTAACGTTCAAACAGTCGGGGCTTACGTCTATAGATTTCTGGAAAAGAATAAGATTTCGTTGGACAAGGTTCATATCATCGGTCAAGGCTTGGGAGCACACGCTGCTGCTGAGGCAGGGAAACATTCCAAGGGAAAGATCGGCCGTATTACCG GTCTAGACCCAGCCAGTCCGTTATTTGAAACTTCAAAGTTTGCAATCAACAAAGAAAGCGCCCAATTTGTAGACATCATTCACACGGATGCGCGACCGTTTG GTTATGGAATGAAGAAAAGATGCGGCCATCTTGATATCTACGTCAATGGTGGAAGAAGACAACCAGGATGTACCTATAACCCGAAAAACCCTGTTAAGATCCATACTCTAAAAA AGGCAACATTCCACAAAGCCTGTGGACATTTGAAAGCTGTAGGATATTACGTGGAGTCGATCTCGGACAAGTGTAAACTCCGAGCCTGTGAATGCAcatatatgaaatttcttgcGTCTAAATGTACTCCTAACAAGTGTGTCTTCTGGGGTTATGATGCTAAAAAAGGATCTGAAGGAATGTACTACGGCGTTACCGCCACCGCCTACCCGTACTGTCGAACAAACGGTTCCGAGTAG